A genome region from Geodermatophilus bullaregiensis includes the following:
- a CDS encoding mycofactocin-coupled SDR family oxidoreductase: protein MAGRVEGKVALVTGAARGQGRAHAVRLAAEGADVVVVDVCGELPDVAYPSATEEDLAETVRQVEAHDRRAVSAVVDVRDLAGLQAAADRGVAELGRLDVVVANAGICSPRPWDQVAPQVFQNTMDVNVTGVWNTVMATAPHLVQAGGGSIVLVSSAAGLKVQPFMVHYTTSKWAVRGMAKAFAAELARHSIRVNSLHPTGVATGMGGGDMQAVLGAAIGGDPRLAPMFSNLLPVDITQPEDVADVVLFLASDESRYVTAHEMAVDAGVSEF from the coding sequence GTGGCCGGACGGGTCGAGGGCAAGGTCGCGCTGGTGACCGGCGCGGCGCGCGGGCAGGGCCGGGCGCACGCCGTCCGGCTGGCGGCGGAGGGAGCCGACGTGGTGGTCGTCGACGTCTGCGGGGAGCTGCCCGACGTCGCCTACCCCTCGGCGACCGAGGAGGACCTCGCCGAGACCGTCCGGCAGGTGGAGGCGCACGACCGGCGCGCGGTGTCCGCCGTCGTCGACGTCCGCGACCTCGCCGGCCTGCAGGCGGCCGCCGACCGTGGCGTCGCCGAACTCGGCCGGCTCGACGTCGTCGTCGCCAACGCCGGCATCTGCAGCCCGCGGCCCTGGGACCAGGTGGCACCCCAGGTCTTCCAGAACACGATGGACGTCAACGTGACCGGCGTCTGGAACACCGTCATGGCCACCGCGCCGCACCTGGTGCAGGCCGGCGGCGGCTCGATCGTGCTGGTCAGCTCCGCGGCGGGCCTCAAGGTGCAGCCGTTCATGGTCCACTACACCACCAGCAAGTGGGCGGTGCGCGGGATGGCCAAGGCCTTCGCGGCCGAGCTCGCGAGGCACTCGATCCGGGTCAACAGCCTGCACCCGACCGGCGTGGCCACGGGCATGGGCGGCGGTGACATGCAGGCGGTCCTCGGCGCCGCCATCGGCGGGGACCCCAGGCTGGCGCCGATGTTCAGCAACCTGCTGCCGGTCGACATCACCCAGCCCGAGGACGTCGCCGACGTCGTGCTGTTCCTCGCCTCCGACGAGTCCCGCTACGTCACAGCCCACGAGATGGCCGTCGACGCCGGCGTCTCGGAGTTCTGA
- a CDS encoding HpcH/HpaI aldolase/citrate lyase family protein: MARSRVGPDDARSWLLVDGARPELFDAAHGSRADQVVLDIEDAVDPARKDEARTGVVQWLSDGDRSAWVRINDHETPFWEDDVAALSGVPGLLGVVLAKAEAAEHVTETFDRLGGSTPVLALVESALGIEESVGIARARGTFRLAFGSGDYRRDTGTGADDLAMAYPRSRLVVASRIGGLPGPIDGPTVSASLPVLREQSAVTVSLGLTGKLCLDPDEAPVVNEVISPAPSDVAWAQDFLADFEARGQVIRDGSDRPRLARARRIERLARTFGVRPA, translated from the coding sequence ATGGCGCGCAGCAGAGTCGGTCCCGACGACGCCCGGTCGTGGTTGCTGGTCGACGGCGCCCGCCCCGAGCTGTTCGACGCCGCCCACGGGTCGCGCGCCGACCAGGTCGTGCTCGACATCGAGGACGCCGTCGACCCCGCGCGCAAGGACGAGGCCCGGACCGGGGTCGTGCAGTGGCTGTCGGACGGCGACCGGTCGGCGTGGGTGCGCATCAACGACCACGAGACGCCGTTCTGGGAGGACGACGTCGCCGCCCTGTCCGGCGTGCCCGGGCTGCTCGGCGTCGTGCTGGCCAAGGCGGAGGCCGCCGAGCACGTCACCGAGACCTTCGACCGCCTCGGCGGGTCGACGCCGGTCCTGGCGCTGGTCGAGTCGGCGCTGGGCATCGAGGAGTCGGTCGGCATCGCCCGCGCCCGCGGCACCTTCCGGCTCGCCTTCGGCAGCGGCGACTACCGCCGCGACACCGGCACCGGCGCCGACGATCTCGCCATGGCCTACCCCCGCTCCCGCCTGGTCGTGGCCAGCCGCATCGGCGGGCTGCCCGGCCCCATCGACGGACCGACGGTGAGCGCGAGCCTGCCGGTGCTGCGCGAGCAGAGCGCGGTCACCGTCTCCCTCGGCCTCACCGGCAAGCTCTGCCTCGACCCCGACGAGGCGCCGGTGGTCAACGAGGTCATCAGCCCCGCGCCGTCCGACGTCGCCTGGGCGCAGGACTTCCTCGCCGACTTCGAGGCCCGCGGCCAGGTCATCCGCGACGGCAGCGACAGGCCCCGCCTGGCGCGCGCCCGCCGGATCGAGCGGCTGGCCCGGACGTTCGGCGTCCGGCCCGCCTGA
- a CDS encoding alpha/beta hydrolase, translating into MARMDLRVRLLGRALGRLSVATMDDERLRRAQTRRIGHNPVTDLLLGGVAPGVRLTDGAARGEAGPVAIRTYRPEQAAGTLPLVVNFHGGGWTLGSLDAADWLCSNVAATVGAVVVSVDYRLAPGHRWPAAAEDCYAALVDVVERAAGLGADPARVAVMGDSAGGNLAAVVSLMARDRSGPPIAHQGLVYPSVDLTMSSPSIDENASAPILTRADCLAFRDHYLGGQDPRAPYASPLFAPDHSGLPPALVQVAEHDPIRDDGYRYAEALRAAGVPVRLTQYVGMPHGFLAFPRLCRSASQALAELCAEQTAALAPQGSGTGQALVAEP; encoded by the coding sequence ATGGCACGGATGGACCTGCGGGTGCGGCTGCTGGGCCGGGCGCTCGGCCGGCTGTCGGTCGCGACCATGGACGACGAGCGACTGCGCCGTGCGCAGACCCGGCGCATCGGCCACAACCCGGTGACCGACCTGCTCCTCGGCGGCGTCGCGCCCGGCGTGCGGCTGACCGACGGCGCGGCGCGCGGTGAGGCCGGGCCGGTGGCGATCCGGACCTACCGCCCGGAGCAGGCGGCGGGCACGCTGCCGCTGGTCGTGAACTTCCACGGCGGCGGCTGGACGCTCGGCAGCCTGGACGCCGCCGACTGGCTGTGCAGCAACGTCGCGGCGACCGTCGGCGCCGTCGTGGTCTCGGTGGACTACCGGCTGGCGCCGGGGCACCGCTGGCCGGCCGCGGCCGAGGACTGCTACGCGGCCCTGGTCGACGTCGTGGAGCGGGCGGCCGGGCTCGGTGCCGACCCCGCGCGGGTGGCGGTGATGGGCGACAGCGCCGGCGGCAACCTGGCCGCCGTCGTCAGCCTGATGGCCCGCGACCGGTCCGGGCCGCCGATCGCCCACCAGGGGCTGGTCTACCCCTCGGTCGACCTCACGATGAGCAGCCCGTCGATCGACGAGAACGCCTCCGCGCCGATCCTGACCAGGGCCGACTGCCTCGCCTTCCGCGACCACTACCTCGGCGGGCAGGACCCGCGGGCGCCCTACGCCTCGCCGCTGTTCGCTCCCGACCACTCCGGGCTGCCGCCGGCGCTGGTCCAGGTGGCCGAGCACGACCCGATCCGCGACGACGGGTACCGCTACGCCGAGGCGCTCCGGGCGGCCGGGGTCCCGGTGCGGCTCACGCAGTACGTCGGCATGCCGCACGGGTTCCTGGCCTTCCCGCGGCTGTGCCGCTCGGCGTCCCAGGCGCTGGCCGAGCTGTGCGCGGAGCAGACCGCCGCCCTGGCCCCCCAGGGCAGCGGCACCGGTCAGGCCCTCGTCGCCGAGCCATGA
- a CDS encoding SRPBCC family protein translates to MTVVDTTQDLDALTLTIVAELAAPPERVWQVWVDPRQLERWWGPPTWPATFTEHDVAVGGRSAYHMTGPDGERAHGWWRITALDEPRSLEFEDGFADATGRPDDGLPVIRARVDLEPTPAGTRMTVRSRFADRAQMEQVLAMGVVEGMTGAMGQIDDVLLTAV, encoded by the coding sequence ATGACCGTCGTCGACACCACCCAGGACCTCGACGCCCTGACCCTGACCATCGTCGCCGAGCTCGCCGCCCCGCCGGAGCGCGTCTGGCAGGTGTGGGTGGACCCGCGCCAGCTGGAGCGCTGGTGGGGCCCGCCGACCTGGCCGGCCACATTCACCGAGCACGACGTCGCCGTCGGCGGCCGGTCCGCGTACCACATGACCGGTCCGGACGGCGAGCGAGCACACGGCTGGTGGCGGATCACCGCCCTCGACGAGCCGCGGTCGCTGGAGTTCGAGGACGGGTTCGCCGATGCCACCGGCCGGCCCGACGACGGCCTGCCCGTGATCCGGGCCCGGGTGGACCTGGAGCCGACCCCGGCGGGGACGCGCATGACCGTGCGCTCGCGGTTCGCCGACCGGGCGCAGATGGAGCAGGTCCTGGCGATGGGCGTCGTCGAGGGCATGACCGGCGCGATGGGCCAGATCGACGACGTCCTGCTCACCGCGGTGTGA
- a CDS encoding alpha-amylase family protein, which yields MVSGDTPGAGAAGSAAARRDAAVRAWTALRPRLAADATAALGEAEADAFVTRAELALFDVHVPLGLLYGDRADALFERALRTALAAAAERPAALRRLDRRREIDPGWFLRARVQGYVCYVDRFCGTLDRLPEHLDHLEELGTTYLHLMPLLEPREGENDGGYAVADYRAVDPRLGTMADLEAAAAALHAWDMSLCIDLVLNHTAREHPWAQGWLAGDPAYAGFYSAFPDRTLPDAYDATIPEVFPDRAPGSFSWVPEACGGAGGWVWTTFWPYQWDLDYTNPEVTLAMLGEITWLANRGVDVFRMDAVPFMWKRMGTSCQNQPEGHTLLQLLHALTRLAAPGVVFKAEAIVAPDDLVAYLGAHERFRPECELAYHNSLMVLLWSSLATGDVRLARQALRRMRPIPPTTTWVTYVRGHDDIGWAITDADAGAVGLDGFAHRRFLNDFYSGRFPGSFARGALFQENEATGDARVSGSAASLCGIEDALERDDPAALDAGVRRLLLLYSVAYAFGGIPLLYMGDELALRNDTGYLDDPERAPDNRWMHRPPMDWGAAARRTDPATLEGRVFAAVRRLGEVRRSLLALRGGTEPEVLDAGSDAVLVWRRRHPRSGTFVGVANVSPHPQQVDADTVTGFGTFAQVHASDGPLGVRDGRLTVPGLGWAWFAEP from the coding sequence GTGGTGAGCGGGGACACACCGGGGGCGGGCGCGGCCGGCTCCGCGGCAGCGCGGCGGGACGCCGCCGTCCGGGCGTGGACGGCGCTGCGGCCGCGGCTGGCCGCCGACGCCACCGCCGCCCTGGGTGAGGCCGAGGCCGACGCCTTCGTCACCCGCGCCGAGCTGGCGCTGTTCGACGTGCACGTGCCGCTGGGCCTCCTCTACGGCGACCGCGCCGACGCACTGTTCGAGAGGGCGCTGCGGACCGCCCTGGCCGCGGCGGCCGAGCGCCCGGCGGCCCTGCGGCGGCTCGACCGGCGCCGGGAGATCGACCCGGGCTGGTTCCTGCGGGCGCGGGTGCAGGGCTACGTCTGCTACGTCGACCGGTTCTGCGGCACCCTCGACCGGCTGCCCGAGCACCTCGACCACCTGGAGGAGCTCGGCACCACGTACCTGCACCTCATGCCGCTGCTCGAGCCGCGCGAGGGCGAGAACGACGGCGGCTACGCGGTGGCCGACTACCGCGCCGTCGACCCGCGGCTGGGCACCATGGCCGACCTCGAGGCGGCCGCCGCGGCGCTGCACGCGTGGGACATGAGCCTGTGCATCGACCTGGTGCTCAACCACACCGCCCGCGAGCACCCCTGGGCGCAGGGCTGGCTGGCCGGCGACCCCGCCTACGCCGGCTTCTACAGCGCCTTCCCCGACCGCACCCTGCCCGACGCCTACGACGCGACGATCCCCGAGGTCTTCCCCGACCGGGCGCCGGGCTCGTTCAGCTGGGTCCCGGAGGCGTGCGGGGGCGCCGGCGGCTGGGTGTGGACGACGTTCTGGCCCTACCAGTGGGACCTCGACTACACCAACCCCGAGGTCACGCTGGCGATGCTCGGCGAGATCACCTGGCTGGCCAACCGCGGTGTCGACGTCTTCCGCATGGACGCCGTGCCGTTCATGTGGAAGCGGATGGGCACCAGCTGCCAGAACCAGCCCGAGGGGCACACGCTGCTGCAGCTGCTGCACGCGCTGACCCGGCTGGCCGCGCCCGGCGTCGTCTTCAAGGCCGAGGCGATCGTCGCCCCCGACGACCTGGTGGCCTACCTCGGCGCGCACGAGCGCTTCCGGCCCGAGTGCGAGCTGGCGTACCACAACTCGCTCATGGTGCTGCTGTGGAGCAGCCTGGCCACCGGCGACGTCCGGCTGGCCCGGCAGGCGCTGCGGCGGATGCGGCCGATCCCGCCGACGACCACCTGGGTCACCTACGTGCGCGGCCACGACGACATCGGCTGGGCGATCACCGACGCCGACGCCGGCGCGGTCGGCCTCGACGGCTTCGCCCACCGGCGCTTCCTCAACGACTTCTACTCCGGCCGGTTCCCGGGCTCCTTCGCCCGGGGCGCGCTGTTCCAGGAGAACGAGGCGACCGGGGACGCGCGGGTCTCCGGCTCGGCGGCGTCGCTGTGCGGCATCGAGGACGCGCTGGAGCGGGACGACCCCGCCGCGCTCGACGCCGGCGTCCGGCGGCTGCTGCTGCTGTACTCCGTCGCCTACGCCTTCGGCGGCATCCCGCTGCTCTACATGGGCGACGAGCTGGCGCTGCGCAACGACACCGGGTACCTCGACGACCCCGAGCGGGCGCCGGACAACCGCTGGATGCACCGCCCGCCCATGGACTGGGGCGCCGCGGCCCGCCGCACCGACCCGGCCACGCTGGAGGGGCGGGTCTTCGCCGCGGTGCGCCGGCTCGGGGAGGTCCGCCGCTCGCTCCTGGCGCTGCGCGGCGGCACCGAGCCCGAGGTGCTCGACGCCGGCAGCGACGCCGTCCTCGTCTGGCGCCGCCGGCACCCGCGCAGCGGCACCTTCGTCGGGGTCGCCAACGTCTCCCCGCACCCGCAGCAGGTGGACGCCGACACCGTCACCGGCTTCGGCACCTTCGCCCAGGTGCACGCCAGCGACGGCCCGCTGGGCGTCCGGGACGGCCGGCTGACCGTCCCCGGCCTCGGCTGGGCCTGGTTCGCCGAGCCCTGA
- a CDS encoding TetR family transcriptional regulator, whose protein sequence is MTQTPRQAHRLATWRALREATVRLVAERGLAAVTVDDVVAAAGTSRRTFFNYFPTKAAALFDPDPELTGLLQRLTEEAPRTDDVWADACAICRAVVREGPGDLLVVYRRVAGSGELRDYPVEVHRHVEAALESWASGRLAGDALAARLVAATAGAALTSAFRTWDPATPPEEFARLADRALAAVEVHPTGT, encoded by the coding sequence GTGACGCAGACGCCCCGGCAGGCACACCGGCTGGCGACGTGGCGGGCCCTGCGGGAGGCCACCGTGCGCCTGGTCGCCGAGCGCGGTCTCGCCGCGGTGACCGTGGACGACGTCGTGGCGGCGGCCGGGACCTCGCGCCGGACGTTCTTCAACTACTTCCCCACCAAGGCCGCGGCCCTCTTCGACCCCGATCCCGAGCTGACCGGCCTGCTGCAGCGTCTGACCGAGGAGGCGCCGCGGACCGACGACGTGTGGGCCGACGCGTGCGCCATCTGCCGTGCCGTCGTCCGGGAGGGTCCCGGTGACCTGCTCGTGGTCTACCGGCGCGTGGCCGGTTCCGGCGAGCTTCGCGACTACCCCGTGGAGGTGCACCGCCACGTCGAGGCGGCCCTCGAGTCCTGGGCCTCGGGCCGCCTCGCGGGCGACGCCCTGGCCGCCCGTCTGGTGGCCGCGACGGCCGGCGCGGCCCTGACGTCGGCGTTCCGCACCTGGGACCCGGCCACGCCGCCGGAGGAGTTCGCCCGGCTGGCCGACCGGGCGCTCGCCGCGGTCGAGGTGCATCCGACCGGCACGTAG
- a CDS encoding ArsR/SmtB family transcription factor — protein sequence MDRVFAALADATRRDIVARVLREQASVSALARNYAMSFAAVQKHVAVLERAGLVTKERRGREQLVRGDVGSIRAAARLLGAYEELWRARIGRLEGVLAEPPGGGPS from the coding sequence GTGGACCGCGTCTTCGCCGCTCTCGCCGACGCCACCCGCCGCGACATCGTCGCCCGGGTGCTGCGGGAGCAGGCGTCGGTCTCGGCGCTCGCGCGCAACTACGCCATGAGCTTCGCGGCGGTGCAGAAGCACGTCGCGGTGCTCGAGCGGGCCGGGCTGGTCACGAAGGAGCGTCGCGGCCGCGAGCAGCTCGTGCGGGGCGACGTCGGCTCCATCCGTGCGGCCGCCCGGCTGCTCGGCGCGTACGAGGAGCTCTGGCGCGCCCGGATCGGCCGCCTCGAGGGCGTCCTCGCCGAACCTCCCGGAGGAGGACCGTCATGA
- a CDS encoding PP2C family protein-serine/threonine phosphatase, whose protein sequence is MSRLPALAPVAGSEHDRVRFLAGVTDSLAELLDTGEAADRLARLVVPRLADWATVTVLAGDGAPGRTARAHRDPARLADVDTYLAGRVSAPRDQSALTAAMRSGRPVHLTELDPDVGPESLPEGPVRAAWQQLDPTSSLLVPLQARGSAFGVLSLVRSGDRPPHGEADVALALEVARRGALALDNTRLYGRQLRVAETLQHSLLTPPPQPEGLEIAVRYRPAGSQALVGGDWYDAVLQPDGATLLVIGDVTGHGVEAAAAMAQLRSAVRTLAYDSPDSPARTLDRVDRVLTGLHRGTLATALVARLELPDGDGTRSLRWSSAGHLPPLLVSPDREVRLLTSRAERLLGIQERSPRTDHEVAVRPGETVLLVTDGLVEAGRLDIDSGLVRLTGALRGLGGLPADALCDRLLTRVVPDRTDDDLAVLAVRVLPTRG, encoded by the coding sequence GTGTCGCGACTGCCGGCCCTCGCCCCCGTGGCCGGCAGCGAGCACGACCGGGTGCGCTTCCTCGCCGGGGTCACCGACTCCCTGGCGGAGCTGCTCGACACCGGCGAGGCCGCCGACCGGCTGGCCCGCCTGGTGGTGCCGCGGCTGGCCGACTGGGCCACGGTCACCGTGCTCGCCGGCGACGGCGCCCCGGGCCGCACGGCTCGCGCGCACCGGGACCCCGCACGCCTGGCCGACGTCGACACCTACCTCGCCGGGCGGGTGAGCGCCCCGCGCGACCAGTCGGCGCTGACGGCCGCGATGCGGTCGGGTCGGCCGGTGCACCTGACGGAGCTCGACCCCGACGTCGGCCCGGAGTCGCTGCCGGAGGGGCCGGTGCGCGCCGCCTGGCAGCAGCTGGACCCCACGTCGAGCCTGCTCGTGCCGCTGCAGGCCCGCGGCTCGGCGTTCGGGGTGCTGTCGCTGGTGCGCAGCGGCGACCGGCCGCCGCACGGCGAGGCCGACGTCGCGCTGGCCTTGGAGGTGGCCCGCCGGGGCGCCCTCGCGCTGGACAACACCCGGCTCTACGGCCGCCAGCTCCGCGTGGCCGAGACGCTGCAGCACAGCCTGCTCACCCCGCCGCCGCAGCCGGAGGGGCTCGAGATCGCCGTCCGCTACCGGCCGGCCGGGTCGCAGGCCCTGGTCGGCGGCGACTGGTACGACGCCGTCCTCCAGCCCGACGGCGCGACGCTGCTGGTCATCGGCGACGTCACCGGCCACGGCGTCGAGGCCGCCGCGGCGATGGCCCAGCTGCGCAGCGCCGTCCGCACGCTGGCCTACGACTCCCCCGACAGCCCGGCGCGGACGCTGGACCGGGTCGACCGGGTGCTCACCGGCCTGCACCGGGGCACCCTGGCCACCGCGCTGGTCGCCCGCCTCGAGCTCCCGGACGGCGACGGCACGCGGTCGCTGCGCTGGTCGTCGGCCGGGCACCTGCCGCCGCTGCTGGTGTCCCCCGACCGCGAGGTGCGGCTGCTCACCTCCCGCGCCGAGCGGCTGCTCGGCATCCAGGAGCGCTCGCCCCGCACCGACCACGAGGTCGCCGTCCGGCCCGGGGAGACGGTGCTGCTGGTGACCGACGGGCTGGTCGAGGCGGGACGGCTGGACATCGACTCGGGGCTGGTCCGCCTCACCGGTGCGCTGCGCGGCCTCGGCGGGTTGCCGGCCGACGCGCTGTGCGACCGGCTGCTGACCCGCGTGGTCCCCGACCGCACCGACGACGACCTCGCGGTGCTCGCCGTCCGCGTCCTGCCCACCCGGGGCTGA
- a CDS encoding class I SAM-dependent methyltransferase, with amino-acid sequence MTDVEQASGRRTPAVNDYQGHGIHAAPGVHEYALELVRAALPHGGRVLEVGSGCGALALRLRDAGFDVVPTDLDPPHDWIHRLDLDAPDWTDDTRGPFDMVVCVETLEHVENPRQVLRSIRSLLRPGDKLLVSTPNITHPHSRLKMLLRGAPYIFGPRHYHQPGHITILPDWMLSEHVRLAGFDDVEVTAGGDTFYRGPVRVAYRLEMALLWLAGIRQRSQYGDGICTFLTATAV; translated from the coding sequence GTGACAGACGTCGAGCAGGCCTCCGGGCGCCGGACCCCCGCCGTCAACGACTACCAGGGGCACGGCATCCACGCCGCGCCGGGCGTGCACGAGTACGCGCTGGAGCTGGTGCGGGCCGCCCTGCCCCACGGCGGGCGGGTGCTGGAGGTCGGCTCCGGCTGCGGCGCCCTGGCGCTGCGGCTGCGCGACGCCGGCTTCGACGTCGTCCCCACCGACCTCGACCCGCCGCACGACTGGATCCACCGGCTGGACCTCGACGCGCCCGACTGGACCGACGACACCCGCGGCCCGTTCGACATGGTCGTGTGCGTCGAGACCCTCGAGCACGTGGAGAACCCGCGGCAGGTGCTGCGCTCGATCCGCTCCCTGCTGCGCCCGGGCGACAAGCTCCTGGTCAGCACGCCGAACATCACGCACCCGCACTCACGGCTGAAGATGCTGCTCCGCGGTGCGCCGTACATCTTCGGCCCGCGGCACTACCACCAGCCCGGGCACATCACGATCCTCCCCGACTGGATGCTCAGCGAGCACGTCCGGCTGGCCGGGTTCGACGACGTGGAGGTGACCGCCGGCGGCGACACGTTCTACCGGGGCCCGGTGCGCGTGGCCTACCGGCTGGAGATGGCGCTGCTGTGGCTGGCCGGGATCCGCCAGCGGTCGCAGTACGGCGACGGCATCTGCACCTTCCTGACCGCCACCGCCGTCTGA
- a CDS encoding AAA family ATPase has protein sequence MTSAEGASVREVRRRVARHLVGREHELDLLLAAVAAGRDVLLEGPPGTSKSTLLRAITTEWGVPLVFVEGNADLTPTRLVGHHDPARVLREDYTPENFVPGPLVEAMRAGGFLYVEEFNRAPEDALNTLLTAMAERRIAVPRVGSVAALPTFRVVASMNPYDNVGTTRLSSSVTDRLVRLAVGYQDAAAERGIVGRRTGVESPRLVADAVALTRATRGRDDVRQGSSVRGAIDLALVAAQLAAMREVPLPDEPALEPPRGLPEDYTAAVLDALLLALSGRIALDETVEVPPEAVLREIWEDHFLLRPAAAGPG, from the coding sequence GTGACCTCCGCCGAGGGCGCCTCGGTCCGCGAGGTCCGCCGCCGGGTCGCCCGGCACCTGGTCGGCCGCGAGCACGAGCTGGACCTGCTGCTCGCGGCCGTGGCCGCCGGCCGCGACGTGCTGCTGGAGGGTCCGCCGGGGACGTCGAAGTCGACACTGCTGCGGGCGATCACCACCGAGTGGGGCGTGCCCCTGGTCTTCGTCGAGGGCAACGCCGACCTGACCCCGACCCGGCTGGTGGGCCACCACGACCCGGCGCGGGTGCTGCGGGAGGACTACACGCCGGAGAACTTCGTGCCCGGCCCGCTGGTGGAGGCCATGCGCGCCGGCGGCTTCCTCTACGTCGAGGAGTTCAACCGGGCGCCGGAGGACGCGCTCAACACGCTGCTCACCGCGATGGCCGAGCGCCGGATCGCCGTCCCCCGGGTGGGCAGCGTGGCGGCGCTGCCGACCTTCCGCGTCGTCGCCTCGATGAACCCCTACGACAACGTGGGCACCACCCGGCTGTCGAGCTCGGTGACCGACCGGCTGGTGCGGCTGGCGGTCGGCTACCAGGACGCCGCCGCCGAGCGTGGCATCGTCGGCCGGCGCACCGGCGTGGAGTCGCCGCGGCTGGTGGCCGACGCCGTGGCGCTGACCCGCGCCACCCGGGGGCGCGACGACGTCCGGCAGGGCAGCAGCGTGCGCGGCGCGATCGACCTGGCGCTGGTGGCCGCCCAGCTGGCCGCCATGCGCGAGGTGCCGCTGCCCGACGAGCCCGCCCTCGAGCCGCCCCGCGGCCTGCCCGAGGACTACACGGCTGCCGTGCTCGACGCGCTGCTGCTGGCGCTGTCGGGGCGCATCGCGCTCGACGAGACCGTGGAGGTCCCGCCCGAGGCGGTGCTCCGCGAGATCTGGGAGGACCACTTCCTGCTGCGCCCGGCGGCCGCCGGGCCCGGTTGA
- a CDS encoding vWA domain-containing protein, whose product MPLADLDRAGAADAETRRRAQAIARRLSVPRPPQDRRPRRGVGELRSLPWSGGSDELDLERTLDALAGKPFPEDRDVVVRERVRQRRSVVLVVDVSGSMRGERVRTAAAAVGALAGELARDRVGVVAFWSDAAVLVRPGEQVGPLAVLDLLLRVPTQGLTNVTFALETAGRLLAGVPARDARVLLLSDCVHNAGPDPRPTAGRLPRLDVLLDVSGERDVDLGRDLARLGRGRLRLVRGHPDVAAALGAVFTD is encoded by the coding sequence GTGCCGCTGGCCGACCTCGACCGGGCGGGTGCCGCCGACGCCGAGACCCGCCGCCGGGCGCAGGCCATCGCGCGGCGGCTGTCCGTACCGCGCCCGCCGCAGGACCGGCGGCCCCGCCGCGGGGTGGGCGAGCTGCGCAGCCTGCCGTGGAGCGGCGGCTCCGACGAGCTGGACCTGGAGCGCACGCTCGACGCCCTGGCCGGGAAGCCCTTCCCCGAGGACCGCGACGTCGTCGTCCGGGAGCGGGTGCGCCAGCGCCGGTCGGTGGTGCTCGTCGTCGACGTGTCGGGGTCGATGAGGGGCGAGCGGGTGCGCACCGCGGCCGCCGCGGTCGGCGCGCTGGCCGGGGAGCTCGCCCGTGACCGGGTCGGCGTCGTCGCCTTCTGGTCCGACGCCGCGGTGCTCGTCCGCCCCGGCGAGCAGGTGGGCCCGCTCGCCGTCCTGGACCTGCTGCTGCGGGTCCCCACCCAGGGCCTGACCAACGTCACCTTCGCGCTCGAGACCGCCGGCCGGCTGCTGGCCGGTGTCCCGGCCCGCGACGCGCGGGTGCTGCTGCTCAGCGACTGCGTGCACAACGCCGGCCCCGACCCCCGGCCGACCGCCGGCCGGCTGCCGCGGCTGGACGTGCTGCTCGACGTGTCGGGGGAGCGGGACGTCGACCTCGGCCGCGACCTCGCCCGTCTCGGCCGCGGCCGGCTGCGGCTGGTCCGCGGGCACCCCGACGTCGCCGCGGCCCTGGGCGCCGTCTTCACCGACTGA